A single genomic interval of Deltaproteobacteria bacterium harbors:
- the cas1c gene encoding type I-C CRISPR-associated endonuclease Cas1, with amino-acid sequence MHQLLNTLYITTEGAYVRADHETLRVEVHKETKLQVPFHHLGGVVCFGDVLMSPAAMQRCAEDGRFVVLLDRNGRFKARVEGPVSGNVLLRCAQHEAMRDSSRILSIARNMVAGKIQNSRQIVLRGAREADVAPDSEALRTTAEALGNAVTRLPQCKEVDTVRGIEGESARNYFSTFDRMIKEDRETFKLDGRNRRPPTDPVNALMSFLYALVMNDCVAAAEGVGLDPQIGFLHALRPGRAALGLDLMEELRSVLADRLVLTLINRRQVSAKDFMQRSGGAVEMTDEARKEAIVAYQKRKQEEITHPVLDQKMPLGLVPHVQARLLARVLRGDLENYPPFLYR; translated from the coding sequence ATGCATCAACTGCTGAACACGCTCTATATCACGACGGAGGGAGCGTATGTGCGGGCCGACCACGAAACACTTCGAGTCGAGGTTCACAAGGAAACGAAGTTACAGGTGCCGTTTCATCACCTCGGTGGAGTTGTCTGCTTCGGTGACGTGCTGATGAGTCCGGCGGCGATGCAGCGTTGTGCGGAAGACGGGCGGTTCGTGGTGCTACTGGATCGCAATGGCCGGTTCAAGGCGCGGGTGGAAGGCCCAGTGAGTGGGAACGTGTTGCTTCGTTGCGCTCAGCATGAGGCTATGCGTGATTCGTCGCGGATATTATCCATCGCGCGCAATATGGTAGCGGGGAAAATTCAAAATTCGCGTCAGATTGTACTGCGTGGCGCGCGTGAGGCCGATGTTGCACCAGATTCCGAGGCGTTGAGGACGACTGCAGAGGCGTTGGGAAATGCGGTCACCCGGCTTCCACAGTGTAAAGAGGTGGACACCGTGCGCGGCATCGAAGGGGAATCGGCGCGCAACTATTTCTCCACGTTTGATCGGATGATTAAGGAAGACCGTGAAACCTTCAAACTCGATGGCCGCAATCGGCGTCCGCCGACAGATCCTGTCAATGCCCTCATGTCGTTTCTCTATGCGCTGGTGATGAACGATTGTGTGGCAGCGGCTGAAGGGGTGGGTCTCGATCCGCAGATCGGCTTTCTGCATGCGCTGCGTCCAGGCCGAGCCGCGTTGGGGCTGGATCTCATGGAAGAGCTGCGGAGCGTCCTGGCTGATCGCCTCGTGCTCACGTTGATCAACCGACGCCAAGTGAGCGCGAAGGATTTCATGCAACGGTCCGGGGGCGCTGTCGAAATGACTGACGAGGCGCGCAAGGAAGCTATTGTCGCTTATCAAAAGCGTAAACAAGAAGAGATCACCCACCCGGTGCTCGATCAGAAGATGCCGCTGGGATTGGTACCGCATGTTCAGGCGCGGCTGCTCGCGCGTGTGCTCCGTGGCGACCTGGAAAATTATCCGCCGTTTCTATATCGGTAG
- the cas2 gene encoding CRISPR-associated endonuclease Cas2 — translation MNVLISYDVSTETAAGRKRLRKVAQACQDFGQRVQKSVFECSVSEAQFEEVIRRLLKIIEKTEDSLRIYRLVEPKEKYVQVYGLDGSVNFDEPLVR, via the coding sequence ATGAATGTTCTGATCAGCTACGATGTATCGACCGAAACGGCTGCAGGGCGCAAACGTCTGCGGAAGGTGGCCCAGGCTTGCCAGGATTTTGGTCAGCGTGTGCAGAAGTCGGTTTTTGAATGTTCAGTGAGCGAGGCGCAATTTGAAGAGGTGATTCGGCGTCTATTAAAGATCATTGAAAAGACGGAAGACAGTCTTCGTATCTATCGGCTCGTCGAGCCGAAGGAAAAGTATGTGCAGGTCTATGGATTGGATGGGAGCGTCAATTTTGATGAACCGTTGGTCCGGTAA
- the cas4 gene encoding CRISPR-associated protein Cas4: MISAIEHWSYCRRQCALIHVEQTFVENLYTLRGRAVHKRVDEPETKERAGVFIERALPLWSKALGLIGKADVVEFHGETPYPVEYKHGPHREQEHDDLQLCAQAMCLEEMTGRAVPCGAIYHHSSRKRREVICTPELRAQVVQAVQAIRHMLATKQLPPTVNDRRCSKCSLQEVCMPSVSDEGQRARTVVRALFTIHP; encoded by the coding sequence ATGATCTCTGCGATAGAGCATTGGAGCTACTGTCGGCGGCAGTGTGCTTTGATTCATGTTGAGCAGACGTTTGTTGAAAATCTCTACACGTTGCGCGGACGAGCGGTGCATAAGCGGGTGGATGAGCCGGAGACAAAGGAGCGGGCTGGGGTGTTCATTGAACGGGCGTTGCCTCTGTGGTCCAAGGCTTTAGGATTGATCGGGAAGGCGGATGTGGTGGAGTTTCACGGAGAGACGCCGTATCCCGTGGAGTACAAGCACGGGCCGCACAGGGAGCAGGAGCATGATGACTTGCAGCTATGTGCTCAGGCGATGTGCTTGGAGGAGATGACGGGCCGGGCTGTGCCGTGCGGGGCGATCTATCACCATAGTTCGCGGAAGCGCCGTGAGGTGATATGCACGCCGGAACTCCGGGCGCAGGTTGTACAGGCCGTACAGGCGATTCGCCATATGCTGGCGACAAAGCAGCTTCCTCCGACGGTGAATGATCGGCGCTGTTCCAAGTGCTCCCTTCAAGAAGTTTGTATGCCGTCGGTGAGTGACGAAGGTCAGCGGGCACGCACTGTGGTGCGTGCCCTTTTTACCATTCATCCGTGA